Below is a window of Acanthochromis polyacanthus isolate Apoly-LR-REF ecotype Palm Island chromosome 18, KAUST_Apoly_ChrSc, whole genome shotgun sequence DNA.
AATACCAGTTAAACAGCATtgaggtgtgtttgttttatggacGGTCggtcagcaaacacacctgtaactccaccTCAGTAaccagtaagaggctccaccttgtggaaaaaaacaggaactacagctgatctatgaCACGTTCAGTGAGCTGCAGGTTCCTCATCTTCTGCCTTATTGGTTTGTGACGATTTATCAGTCGAATACCACAAACTACGCTGGTCATTAGTACGTAGAAGGCAGTTTTGAATGTTGAGGATAAATAAATGCCCTCAACATTCAAAGCTAGCTAACGCTACATGTGCTCCGTGTTCTCACCTCCAGGTCGGTCCCGGCCAGCGTCGCTCCTCTCAGGTTGCAGTTCTTCAGTTTGGCGTTCTTCAGTGTGGCGACTCTCAGGTTGATTCCCGTCATCTGACTTCCCTCCATGTCCACGTTCTTCAGGTTCGCTCCTGAAAACAAGCAAAAGTTCAGGACCAGATTCATCTCAGTGAGGTTCAGGGATCAACCGATTATCAGGCTATTTTTATTAATGACTactgataaaataaatgttctacTTTAGCTGAGTGGCGACAGAAATGAGTCTAAACAGCTGATTATGATCACAGGAAAGTGATACTGAGACAGATAAGTTCTCACTTAGGTTAGCCTTCACCTAATACTATTTGTAGCATCACATCTGTCTAAACTCAGATTAGCTTTAACACTCTGTTAAAACTGGTACCAGAGACACAAAAGCTAGAACTACAAAgcacaaatcaacacaaatcGGGACATTAGCTGCCGTCACAGCGGCTAATGCTACGCTAGCGGCTAGCAGCTAACTTAGCAGGCAGccagagaaaaactgaaacagcTGCTACAAAAATACCCCTAATAAAGCTCAAAGAGACCGGTCTCAGTGGGtagaacagcagcagacaaaccGATCAACGTCAATGGATCGATCGATCGATAAACAGAGAATGTGCAGAATTGATCCCTGTGGTGTTTATCAGAATGTGATTGATCCCTGTGGTGTTTATCAGGATGTGACTGATCCCTGTGGTGTTTATCAGGATGTGATTGATCCCTGTGGTGTTTATCAGGATGTGATTGATCCCTGTGGTGTTTATCAGGATGTGATCGATGGGTTCCTTCACCTTCCAGATTTGCTTTGATTCCAGCCGGATCTTCAAAGTTGCATCCTCTGAGCGACGCTCCTTCAGCGTTGGTGCACAACATCTTCACTCCTTGAAGGTTCGCcgactggaaaaacaaaaacatacagaaatatgatatcaatatatatataaatgtacaaCAAGATTCCTTCTTTAACAGGAAGTTACGCCAACGCAGATTAAATTACCAGAAGTGTAGTCCAAAGGAAGTCATTTGTAACGGTAAAATGTGGTGATTTATGCTGTAGGAACCTGGTTTTGGTCCATAAAACGGCGGTGAGTCCCCAGACTTGAACAGATTCATGAACCAACAACAATAGTGAGAGACTCAAGATCTAAATCCATCGAGTTTCATCTTCTAGTAGTCAAACATAAAGATAAGATCGTATCTTTGTGTTTTATCGGTATCAGACCGATCTTTTCCTCTCTTCACCGACTCCCCATCTATTTTCATGTAcatttaacccataagaacccacagtgacaccagtgtaacaagcactttgagtgccccagtctcttccttgtaaagctttatgtctgGCCTTAACTCATTAAAAGTCCTTtcaggaaaaatgggtctgggttcttatgggttaaaaaaatgctgattaCTTCTAAGGCTTCACGTGGCCAATCACCACAGGGTATCTCCCACCTCCTTCAGCCAAACGCCCCAACAGAGCTCTCAGGTCAGGCCAACAGAATTCCTTGTTGTCCCTCTAACCGAGTAGAAAACGTGCGGTGACCAAAACTAGAAcgttcttcctctgcagctgagAGCAATCGACTCTGTGGAGCGTTTATGATGCGGCTGGAAACCTTTTTATTCTGATAGGCCTGTAGCTGCTTTATTCTGTTTATCGTTCTGATGCACTTTATTTTAGCGGCTGCTCCCGTTTCAACAGTTTAATACCTTTagcattattgtttttgttttgattcttgttttgtttttgtgtgtataaatacattttacttaCTTATCTATagatattatatatttatttaaataaatgttgactCAAATAGAGCAACACAAGGAGAGATTTATCTACTTTCCTGTAGTCATTTGTCTTTTGAATACGGTTTTAAACCACTAATAAATCCCATAAGACTTCACCTGGAGCTGCAGTTTGATTGTGAACTTTCTAACCAGACAATAGAGACACAAGACGaccacaaaagcacacaaaacaaccacaaaaagacagaaaagtaatgcaataagacacaaaacaaccactaagagACACCAAACAGCCACTGAACTGCCTTATAAAGACTTCCATGTgagttttagtcatattttttgAAGATATCTTTAGTAATTGTCCTCCCCgtgcttttattgtgatctTTTTATCTTTCCCACTAGCCTCCGCTCCACCTGCACCTTGTCAACAACATGTTTGAGAAATTCAAACCTTTTATGGTTGTAGTTGTATGTTTGATAACAGACAATAATTagctttgtgttatttgtttaaCTGTCGTAAAGAAAGGTCCCTACTTTTTACCATCTGAGCTAATAAACTGTTAGCCTGGTATTAGATGCTATGTTTGGTAATAAAGCATCTAAACTCACGTCCAGACAGGCCATGGACAGGTCGGCTCTCTCCAGGTTAGCTCCACTCAGGTTAGCGTGGCTCAGATTAGCTCCTCTCAGATTAGCCATCTTGAAGTTGATGTAGCGAAGATCCAGGCGAGACAGATCAGCTCCGGTGAAGTTCAGACCCTgaaggacacaaacacacgtcAATAACGAgtaaaaaactctttaaaacaTTCAGGATATTCTGATGTGCTGCTAGAATCTGAAAGTTTAGCTTCAGATTTACAACAAACTCACTGAAAACCTGAAACTTCATGTAAATTAAACTGCTTATTCTGTGACATCTGGGAGCATTTATTCACATCTGGCTCTGAGAGTTTTATTAGTGTATTGTATATTAGTGTATATTAGTGTGTActggtgtgtatttttgtgcataTTAGTGTGTATTATTATGTACtagtgtgtattattgtgtatttttgtgtaccTGACAGCGTAGCTCGGACTTGctggtatttttgtgtatttttgcgtACCTGACAGCGTAGCTCGGACTTGgtggtatttttgtgtatttttgcgtACCTGACAGCGTAGCTCGGACTTGctggtatttttgtgtatttttgcgtACCTGACAGCGTAGCTCGGACTTGctggtatttttgtgtatttttgcgtACCTGACAGCGTAGCTCGGACTTGctggtatttttgtgtatttttgcgtACTTGACAGCGTAGCTCGGACTTGctggtatttttgtgtatttttgcgtACTTGACAGCGTAGCTCTGACTTGctggtatttttgtgtatttttgcgtACCTGACAGTGTAGCTCTGACTTGCtggtatttgtgtgtatttttgtgtaccTGACAGCGTAGCTCTGACTTGctggtatttttgtgtatttttgtgtactTGACAGCGTAGCTCGGACTTGctggtatttttgtgtatttttgcgtACTTGACAGCGTAGCTCTGACTTGctggtatttttgtgtatttttgcgtACCTGACAGTGTAGCTCTGACTTGCtggtatttgtgtgtatttttgtgtaccTGACAGTGTAGCTCTGACTTGCtggtatttgtgtgtatttttgtgtaccTGACAGCGTAGCTCTGACTTGctggtatttttgtgtatttttgtgtactTGACAGCGTAGCTCGGACTTGctggtatttttgtgtatttttgcgtACTTGACAGCGTAGCTCGGACTTGctggtatttttgtgtatttttgtgtactTGACAGCGTAGCTCTGACTTGctggtatttttgtgtatttttgtgtactTGACAGCGTAGCTCGGACTTGctggtatttttgtgtatttttgcgtACTTGACAGCGTAGCTCTGACTTGCtggtatttgtgtgtatttttgcgTACTTGACAGCGTAGCTCGGACTTGctggtatttttgtgtatttttgtgtactTGACAGCGTAGCTCTGACTTGctggtatttttgtgtatttttgcgtACCTGACAGTGTAGCTCTGACTTGctggtatttttgtgtatttttgtgtaccTGACAGCGTAGCTCGGACTTGGTGGTCGTCGCCAGCAGGAATCTGATGAATTCTTTCCGGGTCAGAGGTGAATGATCATCAGGAGGCTGAGACGActgaacacaacagacacaaacgtTTAGCACTGAATACACAACTCAGTCTGGAACACACACTTTATACacactctacacacacacacacctttatgAGTGTCTCCAGCTGTTCAGCCAGCTGTTCAATACCAAAGAACCGAGCTTCTTCCAGAACACCTGCAGAGGAAAGAATGAAATTATGTCATCATATAAACCTGATGTAACGATGTAAACCTGATGTAAAGGTGATGTCATGATGTAAAGGTGATGTCATGATGTAAAGGTGATGTCATGATGTAAAGGTGATGTCACGCTGTAAAGGTGATGCCATGATGTAAAGGTGATGTCATGATGTAAAGGTGATGTCATGATGTAAAGGTGATGTCACGCTGTAAAGGTGATGTCATGATGTAAAGGTGATGTCACGATGTAAAGGTGATGTCACGATGTAAAGGTGATGTCACGATGTAAAGGTGATGCCACGATGTAAAGGTGATGTCATGATGTAAAGGTGATGTCATGATGTAAAGGTGATGTCATGATGTAAAGGTGATGTCATGATGTAAAGGTGATGTCATGCTGTAAAGGTGATGTCACGATGTAAAGGTGATGTCACGATGTAAAGGTGATGTCACGATGTAAAGGTGATGTCACGATGTAAAGGTGATGCCACGATGTAAAGGTGATGTCATGATGTAAAGGTGATGTCATGCTGTAAAGGTGATGTCACGCTGTAAAGGTGATGTCACGATGTAAAGGTGATGTCATGATGTAAAGGTGATGCCATGATGTAAAGGTGATGTCATGATGTAAAGGTGATGTCATGATGTAAAGGTGATGTCACGCTGTAAAGGTGATGTCATGATGTAAAGGTGATGTCACGATGTAAAGGTGATGCCATGATGTAAAGGTGATGTCATGATGTAAAGGTGATGTCACGCTGTAAAGGTGATGCCATGATGTAAAGGTGATGTCATGATGTAAAGGTGATGTCATGATGTAAAGGTGATGTCACGCTGTAAAGGTGATGTCATGATGTAAAGGTGATGTCACGATGTAAAGGTGATGTCATGATGTAAAGGTGATGTCATACTGTAAAGGTGATGTCATGATGAAAAGGTGATGTCATACTGTAAAGGTGATGTCATGATGTAAAGGTGATGTCATGCTGTAAAGGTGATGTCATGATGTAAAGGTGATGTCATGATGTAAAGGTGATGTCATCGTGTGGGGAGGAGGCGTGTCCTACCCAGAGGATTGATGCCCTCATTGATGATCAGCTGACCGTGTCTCAGGTAGTTGAGGATCGGTTCAAAGTAGTCGGGGCTGCGATCGATCAGATACGCTCCCTGAGAGTCCTGCTTGTTCCCCCAAACATCTGGATCCAAACACACATCGTTACAACCAGGAAACCACACACCGATCAGTCAATAATCAATAACTCTACTGATCTGATCACCTTTCTCTCTGAACATGTGGGCCAACATGCTCTCAGGCTCTTTACTGACCAACGTGCTCCTGAAAAACATATtagcaaaacaaaactgataaCGCAGAggtcaaatatttttaaattctttcacAATAATTCAAAACTAAACATATAAAATCCTTCTAAGAGGAAATATTTGGTCAGACcacaaaaaactaattaaaataata
It encodes the following:
- the kctd9b gene encoding BTB/POZ domain-containing protein KCTD9b; translation: MRRVTLFVNGSSTNGKVVAVFGSLEDLLTAASSKLGIRASGVYNGNGGLIDDVALIRDDDVLYVSDGDSSEDVQDELIGPARCQTHTDWLTLNVGGRCFTTTRSTLVSKEPESMLAHMFREKDVWGNKQDSQGAYLIDRSPDYFEPILNYLRHGQLIINEGINPLGVLEEARFFGIEQLAEQLETLIKSSQPPDDHSPLTRKEFIRFLLATTTKSELRCQGLNFTGADLSRLDLRYINFKMANLRGANLSHANLSGANLERADLSMACLDSANLQGVKMLCTNAEGASLRGCNFEDPAGIKANLEGANLKNVDMEGSQMTGINLRVATLKNAKLKNCNLRGATLAGTDLENCDLSGCDLQEANLRGSNVKGAIFEEMLTPLHMSQSVR